Proteins encoded by one window of Grus americana isolate bGruAme1 chromosome 7, bGruAme1.mat, whole genome shotgun sequence:
- the SGPL1 gene encoding sphingosine-1-phosphate lyase 1 isoform X1: MRTYAACQDAVISYKEILQMYWEKATSFVNAQCDGLEPWQLVGLTFSSTLLSVWLHGFLFQSESLTSRTKKQFFKLLRKMPFVGAIIQKKIDEALNDVTSSLSFLKDEKDYIKVLPEQGMSQPEVLEKMKEYSSKGDVRWQDGKVSGTVYSGEEKLTHLLVKVYEEFAWSNPLHPDIFPGLRKMEAEVVRIACTLFNGGPNSCGAMTSGGTESILMACKAYRDLAYERGIKQPEMLVPVSAHAAFDKAAHYFGLKLIHIPLTKAMEVDVQAMRRAISKNTAMLVCSAPQFPHGIMDPIEEVAELAVKYKIPFHVDACLGGFLIAFMDKAGFPLKRLFDFRVKGVTSISADTHKYGYAPKGSSVVLYSDKKYRSYQFFIAPDWQGGIYASPSMAGSRPGGIIAACWATLMHIGESGYVEATKRIIKTARFLEAELRKIDSIFIFGKPEVSVLSIGSDVFDIYRLSNFLAAKGWNLNVLQFPSSIHLCITQLHTKSGVAEQFLKDVKDSIEEIMKDLNAKTTGMGAIYGMAQSVPDRSLVAEISQAYLDGLYSTDVPCSEKHMNGSPGHR, encoded by the exons GATGCCGTTATTTCCTACAAGGAAATCCTCCAGATGTATTGGGAGAAAGCAACGAGCTTTGTGAATGCCCAGTGCGATGGACTTGAACCCTGGCAGTTGGTTGGGTTGACGTTTTCTTCCACGCTTCTCAGCGTATGGCTTCACGGCTTCCTCTTCCAGTCCGAGA GTTTAACATCCCGAACTAAAAAACAGTTCTTTAAACTACTGAGAAAAATGCCATTCGTGGGGGCTATA aTTCAAAAGAAGATTGATGAAGCCTTGAATGATGTCACTTCCAGTTTATCCTTCCTCAAAGATGAAAAGGATTATATCAAAGTGTTGCCGGAACAAGGCATGAGCCAGCCTGAAGTACTAGAGAAGATGAAAGAGTACAGCTCAAAAG GAGACGTACGTTGGCAGGATGGGAAAGTCTCTGGGACCGTGTACAGTGGTGAAGAGAAACTCACCCATCTGCTAGTGAAG gtgTATGAAGAGTTTGCCTGGAGTAATCCTCTCCATCCGGATATATTCCCTGGTTTGAGGAAGATGGAAGCAGAAGTAGTGAGGATTGCCTGCACGCTCTTCAATGGGGGCCCCAACTCTTGCGGTGCT ATGACATCTGGGGGGACTGAGAGCATTCTGATGGCCTGCAAGGCGTACCGGGACCTGGCTTATGAGAGAGGCATCAAACAGCCAGAAAT GTTGGTCCCGGTGAGCGCTCACGCGGCGTTTGACAAGGCAGCACACTACTTTGGACTGAAGTTGATTCACATACCGTTGACTAAGGCTATGGAAGTGGATGTTCAG GCAATGAGGAGAGCTATCTCGAAGAACACAGCCATGCTGGTCTGTTCTGCTCCCCAGTTCCCGCATGGAATTATGGACCCGATCGAAGAGGTGGCAGAG CTTGCGGTGAAGTACAAAATCCCCTTCCACGTCGACGCCTGCCTGGGTGGTTTTCTTATTGCTTTCATGGACAAGGCAGGTTTCCCTCTAAAACGTCTGTTTGACTTCCGCGTAAAAGGTGTGACCAGTATTTCTGCTGATACCCACAAG TACGGCTACGCTCCCAAGGGCTCCTCGGTGGTGCTGTACAGTGACAAGAAGTACAGGAGTTACCAGTTCTTCATAGCACCCGACTGGCAAGGGGGCATATACGCCTCCCCCTCCATGGCAGGCTCCAGGCCTGGTGGAATCATAGCCGCGTGCTGGGCAACTCTGATGCACATAGGGGAATCGGGCTACGTTGAGGCTACGAAGAGGATCATTAAAACAGCTCGTTTCCTCGAAGCAGA gTTGAGAAAAATTGACAGCATCTTCATTTTTGGGAAACCTGAGGTTTCTGTCCTCTCCATCGGTTCGGACGTTTTTGACATTTATCGATTATCTAATTTCTTAGCTGCAAAAGGATGGAACTTAAATGTCCTGCAGTTCCCATCAAG CATTCATCTCTGCATTACGCAGTTGCACACAAAGTCCGGTGTTGCCGAACAGTTCCTGAAAGACGTCAAAGACAGCATTGAGGAGATCATGAAGGACCTCAACGCCAAGACCACAGGCATG GGAGCCATCTACGGAATGGCCCAGTCCGTCCCAGACAGGAGCTTGGTAGCGGAGATTTCTCAGGCGTATTTGGACGGCCTCTACAGCACGGATGTTCCTTGCAGTGAAAAGCACATGAACGGCTCTCCCGGCCACCGCTGA
- the SGPL1 gene encoding sphingosine-1-phosphate lyase 1 isoform X2 yields the protein MDAVISYKEILQMYWEKATSFVNAQCDGLEPWQLVGLTFSSTLLSVWLHGFLFQSESLTSRTKKQFFKLLRKMPFVGAIIQKKIDEALNDVTSSLSFLKDEKDYIKVLPEQGMSQPEVLEKMKEYSSKGDVRWQDGKVSGTVYSGEEKLTHLLVKVYEEFAWSNPLHPDIFPGLRKMEAEVVRIACTLFNGGPNSCGAMTSGGTESILMACKAYRDLAYERGIKQPEMLVPVSAHAAFDKAAHYFGLKLIHIPLTKAMEVDVQAMRRAISKNTAMLVCSAPQFPHGIMDPIEEVAELAVKYKIPFHVDACLGGFLIAFMDKAGFPLKRLFDFRVKGVTSISADTHKYGYAPKGSSVVLYSDKKYRSYQFFIAPDWQGGIYASPSMAGSRPGGIIAACWATLMHIGESGYVEATKRIIKTARFLEAELRKIDSIFIFGKPEVSVLSIGSDVFDIYRLSNFLAAKGWNLNVLQFPSSIHLCITQLHTKSGVAEQFLKDVKDSIEEIMKDLNAKTTGMGAIYGMAQSVPDRSLVAEISQAYLDGLYSTDVPCSEKHMNGSPGHR from the exons ATG GATGCCGTTATTTCCTACAAGGAAATCCTCCAGATGTATTGGGAGAAAGCAACGAGCTTTGTGAATGCCCAGTGCGATGGACTTGAACCCTGGCAGTTGGTTGGGTTGACGTTTTCTTCCACGCTTCTCAGCGTATGGCTTCACGGCTTCCTCTTCCAGTCCGAGA GTTTAACATCCCGAACTAAAAAACAGTTCTTTAAACTACTGAGAAAAATGCCATTCGTGGGGGCTATA aTTCAAAAGAAGATTGATGAAGCCTTGAATGATGTCACTTCCAGTTTATCCTTCCTCAAAGATGAAAAGGATTATATCAAAGTGTTGCCGGAACAAGGCATGAGCCAGCCTGAAGTACTAGAGAAGATGAAAGAGTACAGCTCAAAAG GAGACGTACGTTGGCAGGATGGGAAAGTCTCTGGGACCGTGTACAGTGGTGAAGAGAAACTCACCCATCTGCTAGTGAAG gtgTATGAAGAGTTTGCCTGGAGTAATCCTCTCCATCCGGATATATTCCCTGGTTTGAGGAAGATGGAAGCAGAAGTAGTGAGGATTGCCTGCACGCTCTTCAATGGGGGCCCCAACTCTTGCGGTGCT ATGACATCTGGGGGGACTGAGAGCATTCTGATGGCCTGCAAGGCGTACCGGGACCTGGCTTATGAGAGAGGCATCAAACAGCCAGAAAT GTTGGTCCCGGTGAGCGCTCACGCGGCGTTTGACAAGGCAGCACACTACTTTGGACTGAAGTTGATTCACATACCGTTGACTAAGGCTATGGAAGTGGATGTTCAG GCAATGAGGAGAGCTATCTCGAAGAACACAGCCATGCTGGTCTGTTCTGCTCCCCAGTTCCCGCATGGAATTATGGACCCGATCGAAGAGGTGGCAGAG CTTGCGGTGAAGTACAAAATCCCCTTCCACGTCGACGCCTGCCTGGGTGGTTTTCTTATTGCTTTCATGGACAAGGCAGGTTTCCCTCTAAAACGTCTGTTTGACTTCCGCGTAAAAGGTGTGACCAGTATTTCTGCTGATACCCACAAG TACGGCTACGCTCCCAAGGGCTCCTCGGTGGTGCTGTACAGTGACAAGAAGTACAGGAGTTACCAGTTCTTCATAGCACCCGACTGGCAAGGGGGCATATACGCCTCCCCCTCCATGGCAGGCTCCAGGCCTGGTGGAATCATAGCCGCGTGCTGGGCAACTCTGATGCACATAGGGGAATCGGGCTACGTTGAGGCTACGAAGAGGATCATTAAAACAGCTCGTTTCCTCGAAGCAGA gTTGAGAAAAATTGACAGCATCTTCATTTTTGGGAAACCTGAGGTTTCTGTCCTCTCCATCGGTTCGGACGTTTTTGACATTTATCGATTATCTAATTTCTTAGCTGCAAAAGGATGGAACTTAAATGTCCTGCAGTTCCCATCAAG CATTCATCTCTGCATTACGCAGTTGCACACAAAGTCCGGTGTTGCCGAACAGTTCCTGAAAGACGTCAAAGACAGCATTGAGGAGATCATGAAGGACCTCAACGCCAAGACCACAGGCATG GGAGCCATCTACGGAATGGCCCAGTCCGTCCCAGACAGGAGCTTGGTAGCGGAGATTTCTCAGGCGTATTTGGACGGCCTCTACAGCACGGATGTTCCTTGCAGTGAAAAGCACATGAACGGCTCTCCCGGCCACCGCTGA
- the SGPL1 gene encoding sphingosine-1-phosphate lyase 1 isoform X3 encodes MVSGECRVDAVISYKEILQMYWEKATSFVNAQCDGLEPWQLVGLTFSSTLLSVWLHGFLFQSESLTSRTKKQFFKLLRKMPFVGAIIQKKIDEALNDVTSSLSFLKDEKDYIKVLPEQGMSQPEVLEKMKEYSSKGDVRWQDGKVSGTVYSGEEKLTHLLVKVYEEFAWSNPLHPDIFPGLRKMEAEVVRIACTLFNGGPNSCGAMTSGGTESILMACKAYRDLAYERGIKQPEMLVPVSAHAAFDKAAHYFGLKLIHIPLTKAMEVDVQAMRRAISKNTAMLVCSAPQFPHGIMDPIEEVAELAVKYKIPFHVDACLGGFLIAFMDKAGFPLKRLFDFRVKGVTSISADTHKYGYAPKGSSVVLYSDKKYRSYQFFIAPDWQGGIYASPSMAGSRPGGIIAACWATLMHIGESGYVEATKRIIKTARFLEAELRKIDSIFIFGKPEVSVLSIGSDVFDIYRLSNFLAAKGWNLNVLQFPSSIHLCITQLHTKSGVAEQFLKDVKDSIEEIMKDLNAKTTGMGAIYGMAQSVPDRSLVAEISQAYLDGLYSTDVPCSEKHMNGSPGHR; translated from the exons ATGGTGAGCGGGGAATGTAGGGTG GATGCCGTTATTTCCTACAAGGAAATCCTCCAGATGTATTGGGAGAAAGCAACGAGCTTTGTGAATGCCCAGTGCGATGGACTTGAACCCTGGCAGTTGGTTGGGTTGACGTTTTCTTCCACGCTTCTCAGCGTATGGCTTCACGGCTTCCTCTTCCAGTCCGAGA GTTTAACATCCCGAACTAAAAAACAGTTCTTTAAACTACTGAGAAAAATGCCATTCGTGGGGGCTATA aTTCAAAAGAAGATTGATGAAGCCTTGAATGATGTCACTTCCAGTTTATCCTTCCTCAAAGATGAAAAGGATTATATCAAAGTGTTGCCGGAACAAGGCATGAGCCAGCCTGAAGTACTAGAGAAGATGAAAGAGTACAGCTCAAAAG GAGACGTACGTTGGCAGGATGGGAAAGTCTCTGGGACCGTGTACAGTGGTGAAGAGAAACTCACCCATCTGCTAGTGAAG gtgTATGAAGAGTTTGCCTGGAGTAATCCTCTCCATCCGGATATATTCCCTGGTTTGAGGAAGATGGAAGCAGAAGTAGTGAGGATTGCCTGCACGCTCTTCAATGGGGGCCCCAACTCTTGCGGTGCT ATGACATCTGGGGGGACTGAGAGCATTCTGATGGCCTGCAAGGCGTACCGGGACCTGGCTTATGAGAGAGGCATCAAACAGCCAGAAAT GTTGGTCCCGGTGAGCGCTCACGCGGCGTTTGACAAGGCAGCACACTACTTTGGACTGAAGTTGATTCACATACCGTTGACTAAGGCTATGGAAGTGGATGTTCAG GCAATGAGGAGAGCTATCTCGAAGAACACAGCCATGCTGGTCTGTTCTGCTCCCCAGTTCCCGCATGGAATTATGGACCCGATCGAAGAGGTGGCAGAG CTTGCGGTGAAGTACAAAATCCCCTTCCACGTCGACGCCTGCCTGGGTGGTTTTCTTATTGCTTTCATGGACAAGGCAGGTTTCCCTCTAAAACGTCTGTTTGACTTCCGCGTAAAAGGTGTGACCAGTATTTCTGCTGATACCCACAAG TACGGCTACGCTCCCAAGGGCTCCTCGGTGGTGCTGTACAGTGACAAGAAGTACAGGAGTTACCAGTTCTTCATAGCACCCGACTGGCAAGGGGGCATATACGCCTCCCCCTCCATGGCAGGCTCCAGGCCTGGTGGAATCATAGCCGCGTGCTGGGCAACTCTGATGCACATAGGGGAATCGGGCTACGTTGAGGCTACGAAGAGGATCATTAAAACAGCTCGTTTCCTCGAAGCAGA gTTGAGAAAAATTGACAGCATCTTCATTTTTGGGAAACCTGAGGTTTCTGTCCTCTCCATCGGTTCGGACGTTTTTGACATTTATCGATTATCTAATTTCTTAGCTGCAAAAGGATGGAACTTAAATGTCCTGCAGTTCCCATCAAG CATTCATCTCTGCATTACGCAGTTGCACACAAAGTCCGGTGTTGCCGAACAGTTCCTGAAAGACGTCAAAGACAGCATTGAGGAGATCATGAAGGACCTCAACGCCAAGACCACAGGCATG GGAGCCATCTACGGAATGGCCCAGTCCGTCCCAGACAGGAGCTTGGTAGCGGAGATTTCTCAGGCGTATTTGGACGGCCTCTACAGCACGGATGTTCCTTGCAGTGAAAAGCACATGAACGGCTCTCCCGGCCACCGCTGA
- the PCBD1 gene encoding pterin-4-alpha-carbinolamine dehydratase, protein MAGKAHRLSTEEREQLLPNLRAVGWNEVEGRDAIFKEFHFKDFNRAFGFMTRVALQAEKLDHHPEWFNVYNKVHITLSTHECGGLSERDINLASFIEQVAASLS, encoded by the exons GCAGGAAAAGCTCACAGGCTGAGCACGGAGGAGAGGGAGCAGTTGCTGCCGAACCTGAGAGCCGTGGGGTGGAACGAGGTGGAAGGCAGAGATGCCATCTTCAAAGAGTTCCACTTCAAGGATTTCAACCGG GCCTTTGGCTTCATGACCAGAGTGGCTCTACAGGCAGAAAAACTGGACCACCACCCCGAATGGTTCAACGTGTACAATAAG GTTCACATCACCTTGAGCACCCACGAGTGCGGAGGCTTATCGGAGCGAGACATCAACTTGGCCAGCTTCATCGAGCAGGTTGCAGCTTCCCTCTCCTGA